Proteins encoded within one genomic window of Pseudorasbora parva isolate DD20220531a chromosome 3, ASM2467924v1, whole genome shotgun sequence:
- the LOC137072143 gene encoding FAST kinase domain-containing protein 5, mitochondrial: MSATGLFHRLTKHCLYTHGQRVSIFRAQHLSSNVENGEQKREEETESTLVSKPSAYYQTPMTRSFTAGCLETEELSCSLTSNTTFHQQRNPYRISSSRRLSSTQNTILDYSKAESSQERDTKKPRVNGDPRAFQRCRPEYRNMAHDVSNRSSTLDLNEAWLVLEKVTVLKSNIGPSDATSFLCELSQIPHEQIAVVRRDTRFNALLRYSAEILQNFTPAQLLDALRSFVKLGLPQSHSILGLYETELCRRASEMEFHQLLLAADLWRCLGRIVPRYLERLFDNVSRNFNQLGLPELVQLLYIIGEGRRCPNTLVQPIESLLMRHLNQLKPEELGAICLALFKSQVALSERATRRLVDRTLAVVNDMSDFGIANVMKLMRFSYLDHLPWLEAMGSEVPRRAPGMEVQGLMHVILACSALHYRDDRILLAVAEKLPNVVSRCRSKDAAKMLWAFGTLGVLPNQCPKLYPCLTAVLRERQLEFQRFPEHLLTGLLGLAFAGLFPQDLLSLALSSEFVDRACNSKELELKKDLFTLDGTVGLELPESTIPRLSHALREEVTKQLWDFAQSDICKKPEMLEAEAVLQKLLGGEMFVRKHMILPHLRSVDLEVHLDENDKPVPVSSAPSQENLASQNWEQTLSGVAITDDLLAQLTNSQKMLSNKFLQKPAGHRVEPVHVRESIFSVGVDLTDNLLRTLTKSGKRSSHPDDSKPSIQRLAVQVTNRNQYCYRTEHLLGFHGLKRRQLALAGYRVVELPHWEWFPLLRRSHAEKLAYLHCKIFSCTDSKK, from the coding sequence ATGTCTGCAACGGGGCTGTTTCATCGTTTGACAAAGCACTGTCTTTATACCCACGGACAGCGTGTCTCCATCTTTAGAGCCCAACATTTGTCATCAAATGTggaaaatggagagcaaaagaGAGAAGAAGAAACGGAAAGCACACTGGTGTCCAAGCCCTCGGCTTATTACCAGACACCGATGACACGTTCTTTTACCGCTGGCTGCTTAGAAACTGAAGAATTATCTTGTAGTCTTACCTCAAACACAACTTTTCACCAACAGCGTAATCCATACCGTATTAGCTCCTCACGGCGGCTCTCCAGCACCCAGAATACGATTTTAGACTACAGTAAAGCTGAATCAAGCCAAGAAAGAGACACCAAAAAGCCACGTGTCAACGGTGACCCACGAGCCTTTCAGAGATGTCGACCTGAATACCGCAATATGGCCCATGACGTCTCCAACCGCTCGTCTACTTTAGACCTAAACGAAGCCTGGTTAGTCCTTGAAAAAGTCACGGTCCTAAAAAGCAACATAGGACCTTCAGACGCAACTAGTTTCTTGTGCGAACTCAGCCAGATTCCCCACGAACAGATTGCAGTTGTGAGGAGAGACACAAGGTTCAACGCACTCCTTCGATACAGCGCCGAAATCCTCCAAAACTTCACACCTGCGCAGTTATTAGATGCGCTTAGGTCATTTGTGAAATTGGGTTTGCCTCAATCCCATAGCATTCTGGGATTGTATGAAACCGAGTTATGCCGGCGAGCAAGTGAAATGGAGTTTCACCAGTTGCTCCTCGCCGCCGATTTGTGGCGATGCCTCGGTCGAATTGTTCCTCGGTACCTTGAGAGACTCTTTGACAATGTGAGTCGAAACTTCAACCAGCTGGGTCTTCCAGAGCTGGTTCAACTCTTGTACATTATTGGAGAAGGAAGGAGATGTCCGAATACCCTCGTTCAACCTATTGAGTCGTTACTCATGCGCCATTTGAACCAGTTGAAGCCTGAAGAACTCGGTGCCATTTGCTTAGCCCTCTTTAAATCCCAAGTAGCCTTGTCCGAGAGGGCGACGCGCCGGCTTGTGGATAGGACGCTCGCGGTTGTTAATGATATGAGTGATTTCGGGATCGCTAATGTGATGAAGCTTATGCGATTTAGCTATCTAGACCATCTTCCATGGTTGGAGGCCATGGGGTCGGAGGTGCCACGACGGGCCCCGGGAATGGAGGTTCAAGGCCTAATGCATGTCATCTTGGCTTGCTCCGCTTTGCACTATCGGGATGATCGGATTCTCCTAGCTGTGGCTGAAAAGCTACCCAACGTGGTCAGTCGTTGCAGGAGTAAAGATGCTGCGAAGATGCTTTGGGCCTTTGGAACGTTAGGAGTTCTTCCCAACCAGTGTCCCAAACTTTATCCCTGTCTCACCGCGGTCTTGCGAGAGCGTCAACTTGAGTTTCAGCGATTCCCTGAACATCTGTTGACTGGTTTACTCGGTCTAGCTTTTGCTGGTCTGTTCCCCCAAGACTTGCTCAGTCTGGCTTTAAGCTCAGAGTTCGTTGACAGGGCTTGCAATTCCAAGGAGCTTGAATTGAAGAAAGACTTATTCACCTTAGATGGAACTGTTGGCCTGGAGTTACCCGAGTCGACCATCCCAAGACTTAGTCACGCATTGAGGGAAGAAGTGACCAAACAACTTTGGGACTTTGCTCAATCAGATATCTGCAAGAAGCCTGAGATGCTCGAGGCTGAAGCTGTCTTGCAGAAACTTCTAGGTGGAGAGATGTTTGTACGCAAACACATGATACTTCCACATTTGCGCTCTGTTGACCTAGAAGTGCACTTAGACGAAAACGACAAACCTGTTCCTGTGTCCTCCGCACCTTCTCAGGAAAATCTCGCCTCTCAAAACTGGGAACAAACACTCTCTGGAGTAGCCATAACTGATGACCTACTAGCTCAACTAACTAATTCCCAAAAGATGCTATCCAACAAGTTCCTCCAAAAGCCAGCGGGTCACAGAGTTGAACCGGTTCATGTGAGAGAAAGTATTTTTAGTGTTGGTGTCGACTTGACGGACAATCTTCTAAGGACATTGACCAAATCCGGGAAGCGCTCATCTCACCCGGATGATTCTAAACCATCTATTCAGAGACTTGCTGTTCAAGTGACCAATAGGAATCAGTATTGCTACAGGACTGAGCATCTGCTTGGATTCCATGGCCTGAAGCGGAGACAACTCGCGCTGGCCGGATACAGAGTCGTAGAGTTGCCTCACTGGGAATGGTTTCCTTTGCTGCGACGCTCACATGCCGAGAAACTTGCCTATCTTCACTGCAAGATATTCAGCTGTACGGACTCCAAAAAATAG
- the hspa5 gene encoding endoplasmic reticulum chaperone BiP — MRVLCLFLLVAGSVFAEDDDKKESVGTVVGIDLGTTYSCVGVYKNGRVEIIANDQGNRITPSYVAFTSEGERLIGDAAKNQLTSNPENTVFDAKRMIGRTWGDSSIQQDIKYFPFKVIEKKNKPHIQLDIGSGQMKTFAPEEISAMVLTKMKETAEAYLGKKVTHAVVTVPAYFNDAQRQATKDAGTIAGLNVMRIINEPTAAAIAYGLDKKDGEKNILVFDLGGGTFDVSLLTIDNGVFEVVATNGDTHLGGEDFDQRVMEHFIKLYKKKTGKDVRKDNRAVQKLRREVEKAKRALSAQHQARIEIESFFEGEDFSETLTRAKFEELNMDLFRSTMKPVQKVLEDSDLKKPDIDEIVLVGGSTRIPKIQQLVKEFFNGKEPSRGINPDEAVAYGAAVQAGVLSGEEETGDLVLLDVCPLTLGIETVGGVMTKLIPRNTVVPTKKSQIFSTASDNQPTVTIKVYEGERPLTKDNHLLGTFDLTGIPPAPRGVPQIEVTFEIDVNGILRVTAEDKGTGNKNKITITNDQNRLTPEDIERMVTEAERFADEDKKLKERIDSRNELESYAYSLKNQIGDKEKLGGKLSSEDKEAIEKAVEEKIEWLESHQDAELEDFQAKKKELEEIVQPIVSKLYGSAGGPPPEEGEEQAEKDEL; from the exons ATGCGAGTCCTTTGCCTGTTTTTGCTGGTGGCCGGCAGTGTGTTTGCCGAAGATGATGATAAGAAGGAAAGTGTTGGGACAGTGGTGGGAATAGACCTTGGGACAACCTACTCATG TGTTGGCGTGTATAAGAACGGCCGTGTTGAGATCATCGCTAACGACCAGGGAAACCGCATCACTCCGTCATACGTGGCCTTCACCAGTGAGGGCGAGCGGCTCATCGGCGACGCCGCCAAGAACCAGCTGACCTCTAACCCCGAGAACACCGTGTTCGACGCCAAGCGGATGATTGGCCGCACATGGGGCGACTCTTCCATCCAGCAGGACATCAAGTACTTCCCCTTTAAG GTCATTGAGAAGAAGAACAAGCCTCACATCCAGCTGGACATCGGCTCAGGCCAGATGAAGACGTTTGCCCCTGAGGAAATCTCCGCCATGGTTCTGACTAAAATGAAGGAAACCGCAGAGGCGTACCTGGGAAAGAAG gtCACACACGCTGTGGTCACCGTTCCTGCCTACTTTAATGACGCCCAGCGCCAGGCCACCAAAGACGCCGGAACCATCGCCGGCCTGAACGTCATGAGGATCATCAATGAGCC AACGGCGGCCGCCATTGCGTACGGATTGGACAAGAAGGATGGAGAGAAGAACATCCTGGTGTTCGATCTGGGGGGCGGGACTTTCGACGTGTCCCTGCTGACCATCGATAACGGCGTGTTTGAGGTTGTGGCGACCAATGGAGACACTCACCTGGGCGGAGAAGACTTCGACCAGCGCGTCATGGAGCATTTCATCAAGCTCTACAAGAAGAAGACCGGCAAGGACGTGCGAAAGGACAACCGGGCCGTGCAGAAGCTGAGGCGTGAGGTGGAGAAGGCCAAGAGGGCGCTGTCTGCTCAACATCAGGCCCGCATCGAGATCGAGTCCTTCTTCGAGGGCGAGGATTTCTCCGAAACGCTGACCCGTGCCAAGTTTGAGGAGCTTAACATG GATCTGTTCCGCTCCACCATGAAGCCAGTGCAGAAGGTCCTGGAGGATTCGGACCTGAAGAAGCCGGATATCGATGAGATCGTGCTGGTGGGCGGATCCACTCGTATCCCCAAAATCCAGCAGCTGGTGAAGGAGTTCTTCAACGGAAAAGAGCCATCCCGCGGGATTAATCCGGATGAGGCCGTGGCGTACGGAGCGGCGGTGCAGGCCGGAGTTCTGTCCGGAGAGGAGGAAACCG GTGACCTGGTGCTTCTGGACGTGTGCCCTTTGACCCTGGGCATTGAGACTGTTGGAGGAGTGATGACCAAACTGATTCCCAGGAACACCGTCGTGCCCACCAAGAAATCCCAAATCTTCTCCACCGCATCCGACAACCAGCCGACCGTCACCATCAAAGTTTATGAAG GCGAGCGTCCCCTGACCAAAGACAACCATCTCCTGGGGACCTTTGACCTGACGGGCATCCCCCCCGCCCCCCGCGGCGTCCCTCAGATCGAGGTCACGTTCGAGATCGACGTTAACGGCATCCTCCGCGTTACGGCAGAAGATAAAGGCACTGGAAACAAGAACAAAATCACCATCACAAACGACCAGAACCGCCTGACCCCCGAGGACATCGAGCGCATGGTGACTGAGGCAGAGCGATTCGCCGACGAGGACAAGAAGCTGAAGGAGCGCATCGACTCCCGAAACGAGCTGGAGAGCTACGCCTACTCCCTGAAGAACCAGATCGGAGATAAGGAGAAGCTGGGCGGAAAACTGTCCTCCGAGGACAAGGAGGCCATCGAGAAGGCTGTGGAGGAGAAGATCGAATGGCTGGAGTCCCATCAGGACGCAGAGCTTGAGGACTTCCAGGCCAAGAAGAAGGAGCTGGAGGAGATCGTGCAGCCAATCGTGAGCAAGCTTTACGGCAGCGCGGGCGGCCCGCCTCCTGAAGAGGGCGAGGAACAGGCCGAAAAGGACGAGTTGTAG